The Coffea arabica cultivar ET-39 chromosome 4e, Coffea Arabica ET-39 HiFi, whole genome shotgun sequence genome includes a window with the following:
- the LOC113740898 gene encoding uncharacterized protein: MDRSWMTIKDYLHPRYLAGVKEFVEFAYLGKDPTYKLPCPCKGCNNFEDQTMEVMKSHLCGGIVESYTRWVYHGERFEDSDEDENDNIVLDEENSESDDIQEMLNDVGTANFGENWRNSGEHNRDIPNKQEGEASKFLRLLSEAEKSLYPGCDKYSKLSFVVHILHLKTMNRWTCKSIDMLLKFLIQVFPMASIPSSYYDAKNLIRELGLKCEKIHACENDCALYWKENESLDHCPNEKCKAPRYKSPGSKIPRKVLRYFPLKSRLQRLFINKEIAQDMRWHKERRVPKENTMTHPADSIAWKEFDNSHPSFAEDPRNVRLGLSTDGFNPYGNMNNAYSIWPVILVPYNLPPWKCLKDPFFLLSMIIPGPKCIGNYMDIFFRPLIDELKEFFDTGFETYDAAVGEKFMLRAALLWTISDFPAYAYLSGWSTKGYKACPICLDDTTSVYLRNGLKCCYMGHRRFLPADHKWRRERKSFDGKSDLRQPVRTLSGEEIFEQLQEFDQMVFGKAPELLKEKKRKRMQNQSNWLKKSIFFELPYWSTNKIRHNLDIMHIVKNVCEILLATVMGTGHKNRDTWQAREDLKEMRLREELHLQTQGDSKVMPAACYTLSRSEKQKLCQFLSSLKFPDGFASNISHCVKPKECQISGMKSHDYHVFLQRLLPLAIRGMLPKDVSQTLVELSNFFRKICSRTLYVDELDAQEKNIVVILCKLEKIFPPNFFYVMVHLPAEAKLAGPAQYRWMFPFERKMGQYKGYVHNRARPEGCIVERYLDDECLTFISRYLHNVPTIFNEPERNTERFEAAGKLSIFSGMARPFGAATFCCLSESELMKIHLFILKNCEEIDDYIRMHKELLQQQNVSNVEQMHDLEFPKWFEDRVTYMHTQGRCCDELLSLAKGLDFRVIKYPGCNVNGFRFHTKTREVDRKTQNSGIMVKGEHADVEINFYGAITDILEVEYSFSQSRVVLFKCDWWDLKNSSCLKIDKHSNLSSVNLSKKWYIDQPFVFASQAEQVFYVKDMRLGGDWHVVESVCPRSSYAVLEKDEDKSCEEEEVYQEDYLEDLIGVQENVDLSNLKRGDMLADEAVETGILNSDSSAKHARKMDDFFVDDDEIQQLSSSEDESEKFVESDDYDYMAGPGKKGKCPMRPTRGAEIPNAAEAREKIGEQQVGGPKGSLASNANNGAEFSLSRKSVQIRLFDETEVSSYFW; this comes from the exons ATGGATAGGAGTTGGATGACAATTAAAGATTACTTGCATCCTAGATATTTGGCAGGAGTGAAAGAATTCGTTGAATTTGCTTATTTAGGCAAGGATCCCACATATAAGCTCCCTTGTCCATGTAAAGGGTGCAACAACTTTGAGGATCAAACTATGGAGGTCATGAAAAGTCATTTGTGTGGGGGAATTGTTGAGAGCTATACTAGGTGGGTATATCATGGTGAAAGGTTTGAAGATTCTGATGAGGATGAAAATGATAACATAGTTTTAGATGAAGAAAACAGTGAGTCAGATGATATTCAAGAAATGTTAAATGACGTTGGTACTGCAAACTTTGGCGAGAATTGGAGAAATTCGGGGGAACATAATAGGGATATACCAAATAAGCAAGAGGGGGAAGCAAGTAAGTTTCTTAGATTATTATCTGAAGCTGAAAAAAGTCTCTACCCGGGTTGTGATAAGTACTCAAAACTTTCCTTTGTTGTCCATATccttcatttgaaaactatgaaTCGGTGGACTTGCAAATCCATCGATATGCTGCTGAAATTCCTCATTCAAGTCTTCCCCATGGCATCAATTCCTAGCTCATACTATGATGCAAAAAATTTAATTCGTGAGCTAGGACTCAAGTGTGAAAAAATACATGCATGTGAAAATGATTGTGCACTTTattggaaagaaaatgaaagcctCGATCACTGCCCAAATGAAAAATGTAAAGCACCTCGTTATAAATCCCCGGGTTCTAAAATTCCTAGAAAAGTGCTTCGCTATTTCCCCTTAAAATCAAGGTTGCAAAGACTATTCATAAACAAGGAGATAGCTCAAGATATGAGGTGGCATAAAGAGAGACGCGTTCCCAAGGAAAACACAATGACACACCCTGCTGACTCAATAGCTTGGAAGGAGTTTGATAACAGTCACCCATCTTTTGCCGAAGATCCTCGTAATGTTAGGTTGGGGCTTTCAACTGATGGTTTCAATCCCTATGGAAACATGAATAATGCATATAGTATATGGCCTGTAATCCTTGTTCCTTACAATCTACCACCTTGGAAATGCTTAAAGGACCCTTTTTTCCTGTTATCAATGATTATTCCAGGTCCTAAGTGCATAGGAAATTATATGGATATATTTTTTAGGCCTCTAATTGATGAGTTGAAAGAGTTTTTTGACACTGGCTTTGAGACTTATGATGCAGCCGTGGGAGAAAAATTTATGTTACGGGCTGCTCTATTGTGGACTATAAGTGATTTTCCAGCATATGCCTATTTGTCAGGGTGGAGTACGAAAGGTTATAAGGCCTGTCCTATTTGTTTAGATGATACAACCAGTGTATATCTGAGAAATGGATTAAAATGTTGCTATATGGGGCACCGGCGATTTTTGCCAGCGGACCATAAATGGCGCAGAGAAAGAAAGTCATTTGATGGCAAGAGTGATCTTAGACAGCCTGTTAGAACTTTATCCGGTGAAGAAATCTTTGAACAACTTCAAGAGTTTGATCAAATGGTGTTTGGTAAGGCACCTGAATTGcttaaagagaagaaaagaaaacgcatgcaaaatcagtcaaattggTTGAAGAAAAGCATTTTTTTTGAGCTGCCATATTGGAGTACTAACAAAATTAGACACAACTTGGACATTATGCATATCGTGAAGAATGTGTGTGAAATTTTGTTGGCTACAGTGATGGGTACGGGACACAAAAATAGGGACACTTGGCAAGCTAGAGAGGATTTGAAGGAAATGAGATTGAGGGAAGAATTGCATCTTCAAACTCAAGGGGATTCAAAGGTGATGCCCGCTGCATGCTACACTCTTTCACGCAGCGAAAAACAAAAACTATGCCAGTTTTTGAGCTCACTCAAGTTCCCCGATGGATTTGCCTCAAACATATCTCATTGTGTTAAGCCAAAAGAGTGCCAAATTTCAGGGATGAAGAGTCATGATTATCATGTATTCTTGCAACGTCTACTTCCATTAGCAATTAGAGGCATGCTGCCAAAGGATGTTTCCCAAACTTTGGTAGAACTAAGCaatttttttaggaaaatttgTTCCAGGACTCTTTATGTAGATGAGTTAGATGCACAGGAGAAAAACATTGTTGTAATACTCTGCAAActtgaaaaaattttccctcCAAATTTCTTCTATGTAATGGTCCATTTACCTGCTGAAGCAAAACTTGCTGGCCCAGCACAATACCGGTGGATGTTCCCATTTGAGAG AAAAATGGGTCAATACAAAGGTTATGTGCACAACAGAGCTCGACCGGAAGGATGCATTGTTGAGCGTTACTTGGATGATGAATGTCTAACATTCATTTCTAGGTACTTGCACAATGTTCCTACAATATTTAATGAACCAGAAAGAAACACCGAACGCTTTGAGGCTGCTGGAAAGTTGTCTATTTTTTCTGGAATGGCTCGGCCTTTTGGGGCAGCAACATTTTGTTGCTTAAGTGAATCAGAGTTGATGAAAATACATTTATTCATCTTGAAAAATTGTGAAGAAATTGATGATTACATAAG GATGCACAAAGAATTGCTTCAGCAGCAAAATGTGTCGAATGTAGAGCAGATGCACGATTTAGAGTTTCCAAAGTGGTTTGAAGATCGT GTCACTTACATGCATACACAAGGCAGATGCTGTGATGAATTGTTGTCTTTGGCCAAAGGACTGGATTTTAGAGTGATCAAATATCCTGGTTGTAATGTCAATGGGTTTAGATTTCATACCAAAACACGTGAGGTAGACAGAAAAACCCAGAATAGTGGCATTATGGTGAAGGGTGAGCATGCTGATGTAGAAATAAACTTCTATGGTGCTATTACAGATATCTTAGAGGTTGAATACTCCTTCAGTCAAAGCCGAGTAGTTCTGTTCAAGTGTGATTGGTGGGACTTGAAAAATAGCTCATGTCTTAAAATAGACAAACACAGTAATCTAAGCAGCGtcaatttgtcaaaaaaatggTATATAGACCAGCCATTTGTATTCGCTTCCCAAGCCGAACAGGTCTTTTACGTAAAGGATATGAGGCTTGGAGGTGATTGGCATGTTGTCGAGTCAGTCTGTCCACGTTCATCATATGCTGTTCTTGAAAAGGATGAGGATAAATCATGTGAAGAAGAAGAGGTTTACCAAGAAGATTATCTTGAAGACCTAATTGGGGTTCAAGAGAATGTCgatttgtctaacttgaaaagAGGTGATATGCTAGCTGATGAAGCTGTAGAAACTGGCATCCTAAATTCTGATTCTTCAGCTAAACATGCCAGGAAAATGGATGATTTTTTTGTTGATGATGATGAGATTCAGCAATTGAGCTCGAGTGAAgatgaaagtgaaaaatttgTAGAAAGTGATGACTATGA TTACATGGCTGGGCcagggaagaaaggaaaatgtccTATGCGACCAACTCGAGGTGCTGAAATACCTAATGCAGCAGAAGCTAGAGAAAAAATAGGTGAACAG CAAGTTGGTGGCCCAAAAGGTAGTCTGGCTAGCAATGCCAATAATGGTGCTGAATTTAGCCTATCTAGAAAGTCAGTTCAAATTCGCCTATTTGATGAGACTGAGGTTAGTTCTTACTTTTGGTAG